The Candidatus Kryptonium sp. genome contains a region encoding:
- a CDS encoding MmoB/DmpM family protein, translated as MAVVETRRERFVAIDLQKTEEGYNVLQAILKDNPGTRIDEFPGYYKVKHPEKLLINRETVESFMGRPWDTQEFNLVIISYAGNFAEWDDDKILIQWDTHM; from the coding sequence ATGGCGGTCGTAGAAACAAGAAGGGAAAGATTTGTCGCTATTGATCTTCAAAAAACCGAGGAAGGTTATAATGTTTTGCAAGCGATTTTGAAAGATAATCCCGGGACAAGGATTGATGAATTTCCCGGCTATTACAAAGTGAAGCACCCGGAAAAGCTTTTAATTAATCGTGAGACGGTAGAAAGTTTCATGGGTCGTCCGTGGGATACGCAGGAGTTCAATCTCGTGATAATTTCTTATGCGGGGAACTTCGCAGAGTGGGATGACGATAAGATTTTGATTCAATGGGATACACATATGTAA
- the mutS gene encoding DNA mismatch repair protein MutS: MSTPLMRQYRKIKAQYPDAIVLFRMGDFYETFEEDAKITAKVLGIALTRRANGAAADVPLAGFPHHALDTYLPKLVKAGYKVAICEQLEDPKFAKGIVKRDVIEIVTPGVAVIDKLLDNRANNFVCALSFKDRKVGVAFADVSTGEFYTSEIYLEELPNLLDTITPSEIIYSKSSKSLLEQTLEKVQTKPALTRLEDWIFKYDYAFEVLTNHFQTQSLKGFGIEELELGIISAGAVLHYLQETQRTRLTHIRKISRYDNSDYMVLDPATKRNLEIATSYSGETTYGTLFSIIDKTQTPMGARLLKKWVLRPLKKLEPIQKRLEAVKELYENQKLRKELYEILGEIGDIERLISRIAIRAHLPGTTGRANPRDMINLKESLKKIPKIKSLLVDAKSETLQKISKLLNPLENAVSLIESAIVDDPPATVSDGGVIRDGYNPELDELRYITRSSKELIANLQQKERERTGIPSLKIDYNSVFGYYIEVTKPHLDKVPPDYIRKQTLVNAERFITPELKEYEEKILTAEEKISALEAELFNQLREKISEHTEAIQKNAQLLAMLDCFVSLAEVAVENNYTCPIVDESDVIEIKDGRHPVVEKILPAGERFVPNSVYLDNSENQILIITGPNMSGKSVFLRQVGLIVLLAQIGSFVPASYARIGIVDRIFTRVGASDNIAGGESTFLVEMHEMANILNNATPKSLILLDEVGRGTSTFDGISIAWAITEYLHENPKVRAKTIFATHYHELNELAEIFPRIKNFKADVREVGDKIIFLHKIVPGYADHSYGIEVAKMAGLPKEVTERAKEILMNLEQKELTPHEKSKKKISKEALREKFQISLFELNDSKLRDEILNLDIDNMTPIQALMKLHELRGKIKSGEL; this comes from the coding sequence ATGTCAACGCCATTGATGAGACAGTATAGAAAGATAAAAGCGCAATATCCTGATGCGATAGTTTTGTTTAGAATGGGGGATTTTTACGAAACATTTGAAGAAGATGCAAAGATAACCGCAAAGGTCCTCGGCATAGCTTTAACGAGAAGGGCAAACGGAGCTGCAGCTGATGTCCCGCTTGCTGGTTTCCCTCATCATGCGCTTGACACATATCTTCCGAAGCTTGTTAAAGCTGGATATAAAGTCGCAATTTGCGAGCAACTTGAAGACCCAAAGTTTGCCAAAGGGATCGTAAAAAGAGATGTGATTGAAATCGTAACCCCAGGAGTTGCGGTTATTGATAAACTTCTTGATAATAGGGCGAACAATTTCGTTTGTGCTTTGTCTTTCAAAGATAGAAAAGTTGGGGTCGCTTTCGCTGATGTCTCAACTGGGGAATTTTATACGAGCGAGATTTATCTTGAAGAACTTCCAAATTTGCTTGATACGATAACTCCAAGTGAAATTATTTACAGTAAATCTTCAAAAAGTTTGTTGGAACAAACTCTTGAAAAAGTTCAAACAAAGCCAGCGCTAACAAGGCTGGAAGATTGGATTTTTAAGTATGATTATGCATTTGAGGTTTTGACAAATCATTTTCAAACTCAATCCTTGAAAGGTTTTGGCATTGAAGAGCTTGAACTTGGAATTATTTCCGCTGGCGCAGTTTTGCATTATCTTCAAGAGACACAAAGGACGAGGTTAACTCACATAAGGAAAATTTCACGATATGACAACAGCGATTATATGGTTCTTGATCCCGCAACGAAGCGAAATCTTGAAATAGCCACTTCATATTCAGGTGAAACAACATATGGGACTCTTTTTTCAATCATTGATAAAACTCAAACCCCGATGGGGGCACGACTTTTAAAAAAATGGGTTTTGAGACCTTTAAAGAAACTTGAACCAATTCAAAAACGACTTGAAGCTGTTAAGGAACTTTACGAAAATCAAAAGTTAAGAAAAGAACTTTATGAAATTCTCGGCGAGATCGGTGATATTGAAAGATTGATTTCAAGGATCGCAATCCGTGCGCATCTTCCGGGGACAACAGGGAGAGCGAACCCAAGAGATATGATAAATCTAAAAGAATCCCTCAAAAAAATTCCAAAGATAAAGTCCCTTCTTGTTGATGCGAAATCCGAGACGCTCCAGAAAATTTCAAAACTTCTAAATCCGTTGGAAAATGCGGTCTCTTTAATAGAAAGCGCAATCGTTGATGATCCACCTGCAACTGTTTCAGATGGCGGAGTTATAAGAGATGGATATAATCCTGAACTTGACGAACTTCGCTATATTACTCGTTCAAGCAAAGAATTAATAGCAAATTTACAGCAAAAGGAAAGAGAGAGAACGGGGATCCCGAGTTTGAAGATTGATTATAATTCTGTTTTCGGATATTACATTGAGGTCACGAAACCACATCTTGACAAAGTTCCGCCAGATTACATTCGCAAGCAGACGCTTGTAAATGCAGAGAGATTTATAACACCCGAATTAAAAGAGTATGAAGAAAAAATTCTCACTGCGGAAGAAAAGATCTCGGCTCTTGAAGCAGAGCTTTTTAATCAGTTAAGAGAGAAAATTTCCGAACATACCGAAGCGATACAGAAAAATGCACAACTTCTTGCGATGCTTGATTGCTTCGTCTCGCTTGCGGAGGTTGCCGTTGAAAACAACTATACTTGTCCAATAGTTGATGAAAGCGATGTTATAGAGATAAAAGACGGAAGACATCCGGTTGTAGAAAAAATTTTACCTGCTGGTGAGAGATTCGTTCCAAACAGCGTTTATCTTGATAATTCTGAAAATCAAATTTTGATAATCACAGGGCCGAATATGTCTGGTAAGAGCGTATTTTTGCGTCAGGTGGGTTTAATTGTTTTGCTTGCTCAAATCGGAAGTTTCGTCCCGGCAAGTTATGCGAGGATTGGAATTGTTGATAGAATTTTCACAAGGGTTGGGGCATCTGATAACATCGCTGGTGGTGAGAGCACCTTTTTAGTTGAAATGCATGAGATGGCAAACATTTTGAACAACGCAACACCGAAAAGTTTAATTTTACTTGATGAAGTTGGACGAGGTACAAGTACATTTGATGGTATTTCAATCGCATGGGCTATAACCGAGTATTTGCACGAGAATCCAAAGGTCAGAGCTAAAACCATTTTCGCAACGCATTATCACGAGCTGAATGAACTTGCGGAGATATTTCCGCGCATAAAGAACTTCAAAGCGGATGTGAGAGAAGTCGGAGATAAAATCATATTCCTTCACAAGATAGTTCCTGGATACGCAGACCACAGCTATGGCATTGAAGTTGCAAAAATGGCTGGGCTTCCGAAGGAGGTAACGGAAAGAGCAAAGGAAATTTTGATGAATTTAGAGCAAAAAGAGTTAACACCGCATGAGAAATCAAAGAAGAAAATTTCAAAAGAAGCACTGCGAGAAAAATTCCAAATAAGTTTGTTTGAACTAAACGACAGCAAATTAAGGGATGAAATCTTGAACCTTGACATAGACAACATGACCCCGATTCAAGCATTAATGAAACTTCATGAGTTGAGGGGGAAGATAAAGAGCGGGGAATTGTAA
- a CDS encoding YHS domain-containing protein, whose protein sequence is MAKKKLTLAQKYHIYTRGLDWEPTYVSKKDIYPYAEYEGIKIKDWNKWEDPFRMTIEAYWKYQAEKDRRFYAILDGFIQNQGHLTLSDARYLNSIKLFIQGVTPLEYMAHRGFAFVARHLPGAGPRTAAFFQSMDELRHTQIEVHAGSNFNKYYDGFHSMTHMHDRVWYLSVPKSYFDDAVTAGPFEFVTAISFSFEYALTNLLFVPFMSGAAYNGDTPTMTFGFSAQSDESRHMTLGLQVVKFLLEQHEDNVPIIQQWIDKWWWRGYRLTSLVGAMMDYMLPKRVMSWKESFELYVEDQIIEGLFRDLERYGIRPPLHMEQSIKEKEFLSHDVYWILFSFTFAAAFHSWIPTEAEMEWLAEKYPRTFNQYYRWRYEKAKEAKTPLPGDRFYYIGLPQLCQVCQIPMGFTDPDDPNNFVQRYTEYEGEIYHFCSDGCKWIFEREPEKFVQAWLPVHEIYKGNCFAEPPKGPDDVVPQVLRWYNIQTDNFDYFVSEDYKNWKEWHKDMATVLI, encoded by the coding sequence ATGGCGAAAAAGAAATTAACATTGGCTCAAAAATATCATATCTATACTCGTGGGCTTGATTGGGAGCCAACTTATGTAAGTAAAAAAGATATTTATCCTTACGCTGAATACGAAGGCATAAAAATTAAGGATTGGAATAAATGGGAGGATCCGTTCAGGATGACAATTGAGGCGTATTGGAAATACCAAGCGGAAAAGGACAGACGATTTTATGCAATTCTTGACGGATTTATTCAAAATCAAGGGCACTTAACACTTTCCGATGCGAGATATTTGAATTCAATTAAGCTTTTTATTCAAGGTGTCACACCGCTTGAATACATGGCTCATCGTGGATTTGCTTTCGTTGCGAGGCATCTTCCAGGCGCTGGTCCGAGAACGGCAGCATTTTTCCAATCAATGGATGAACTTAGACATACTCAAATTGAAGTTCACGCTGGAAGTAACTTTAACAAATACTATGATGGTTTTCACTCAATGACGCATATGCATGATAGAGTTTGGTATTTGAGCGTTCCGAAATCTTATTTTGATGACGCAGTGACGGCTGGACCGTTTGAGTTCGTAACCGCTATTTCGTTTTCATTTGAATATGCATTGACAAACCTTCTTTTCGTGCCGTTTATGTCAGGCGCTGCTTATAATGGTGATACTCCAACTATGACATTCGGTTTCAGTGCACAGTCAGATGAATCAAGGCATATGACGCTTGGGCTTCAAGTTGTTAAGTTTCTTCTTGAGCAACACGAAGATAATGTCCCGATAATTCAACAATGGATTGATAAATGGTGGTGGCGTGGCTACAGATTAACTTCGCTTGTCGGTGCGATGATGGATTATATGCTTCCCAAAAGAGTTATGTCGTGGAAGGAATCGTTTGAGCTTTATGTTGAAGATCAAATAATTGAAGGTCTGTTCCGAGATTTGGAAAGATATGGAATTAGACCGCCTTTGCATATGGAGCAATCAATAAAAGAGAAGGAATTCCTTTCGCATGATGTTTACTGGATTTTGTTCTCGTTTACATTTGCAGCTGCTTTTCACTCTTGGATTCCAACTGAGGCAGAAATGGAGTGGCTTGCGGAGAAATATCCAAGGACATTTAATCAGTATTATCGCTGGAGATACGAAAAAGCGAAGGAAGCAAAAACTCCTCTCCCTGGAGATAGATTTTATTACATCGGATTACCTCAGCTTTGTCAGGTGTGTCAGATACCTATGGGCTTCACAGATCCAGATGATCCAAATAATTTTGTTCAAAGATATACAGAATATGAAGGCGAGATTTATCATTTCTGCTCTGATGGTTGCAAATGGATATTTGAACGGGAACCTGAAAAATTCGTCCAAGCGTGGTTACCAGTCCACGAAATTTACAAAGGAAATTGCTTCGCCGAGCCACCAAAAGGACCTGATGATGTTGTCCCACAGGTCTTGAGATGGTATAACATTCAAACTGATAACTTTGATTATTTCGTCTCTGAAGATTACAAGAATTGGAAGGAGTGGCATAAAGATATGGCAACGGTCCTGATTTAA
- a CDS encoding fumarylacetoacetate hydrolase family protein: MQDYIKKFAEELYFAELNLTPIEPLTSKNGAITIEEAYKIQRVNVERKLKNGFRIKGKKIGITSFAVQKMLNVNQPDFGYLFDTMYIEDGGVVKLNSLIQPRVEGEIAFVIGKDLIGPGITEVDVLRATEFVVPSIEIVDSRIKDWKIKIQDTIADNASSALFVLGGKKTMIDNLDLRCLGMILEQNGDVVVSGAGAASLGNPVKAVAWLANKLAEFGEYLKSGEIILSGSLGQLVVPKKGDFFKVTIQKLGSVSVKFE, translated from the coding sequence ATGCAGGATTATATTAAAAAATTTGCGGAAGAGCTGTATTTTGCTGAATTAAATTTAACGCCGATTGAACCGCTGACATCAAAAAACGGGGCTATAACAATTGAGGAAGCATACAAAATCCAGCGCGTAAATGTTGAGAGAAAACTAAAAAACGGTTTTAGAATCAAAGGAAAGAAAATTGGGATCACAAGTTTTGCGGTTCAAAAGATGTTAAATGTAAATCAACCTGACTTCGGTTATCTTTTTGATACGATGTATATTGAAGATGGAGGCGTTGTCAAACTTAACAGCTTAATTCAGCCAAGGGTTGAGGGTGAGATTGCGTTTGTGATTGGGAAAGATTTAATAGGTCCAGGGATTACAGAGGTAGATGTTTTAAGGGCGACTGAATTCGTTGTTCCTTCAATTGAAATAGTTGATAGCAGGATTAAAGATTGGAAAATAAAGATTCAGGATACGATCGCTGATAATGCTTCGTCTGCTTTGTTTGTTCTCGGGGGAAAGAAAACGATGATTGATAATCTTGATTTAAGATGTTTAGGTATGATACTTGAACAAAATGGCGATGTAGTTGTTTCAGGTGCTGGAGCAGCATCGCTTGGCAATCCTGTGAAGGCGGTTGCTTGGCTTGCGAACAAACTCGCTGAATTTGGAGAATATCTAAAATCTGGTGAAATCATCCTTTCTGGTTCGCTTGGTCAACTCGTGGTTCCAAAAAAAGGTGATTTCTTCAAAGTTACAATCCAAAAACTTGGAAGCGTAAGCGTAAAATTTGAATAA
- a CDS encoding acetaldehyde dehydrogenase (acetylating), translated as MSTNSVNGKVKCAIVGSGNIGTDLLIKILRYSKNLEPVMMVGIDPNSDGLARAKRLGIETTYEGIDGFLKRKDIVDQVEIVFEATSAKAHLQNAPIYKELGKIAIDLTPAAIGPYVVPPVNLGEHLDKLNVNLITCGGQATIPMVYAVSRVVKVHYAEIVSSVASKSAGPGTRQNIDEFTQTTAKGLEVIGGAKKGKAIIILNPAEPPIIMRNTVYTLTDECDPDEVSESIYQMVDEVKKYVPGYNLKSEPIFDPLDKYPLKIPGYGEFNRGYKVTILLEIEGAGHYLPKYAGNLDIMTSAALRVGELFAEKILKERASVQ; from the coding sequence ATGTCAACTAACTCGGTAAATGGAAAGGTTAAATGCGCAATCGTCGGAAGCGGAAACATAGGGACGGATCTTTTGATAAAAATTTTACGCTATTCAAAAAATCTTGAGCCAGTTATGATGGTCGGTATAGATCCGAATTCCGATGGACTTGCGCGTGCGAAACGACTCGGGATTGAGACAACTTACGAGGGGATTGATGGTTTTCTAAAAAGGAAAGATATCGTTGATCAAGTTGAGATTGTATTTGAAGCAACAAGTGCAAAGGCACATCTTCAAAACGCACCGATTTACAAAGAGCTTGGCAAAATAGCAATTGACTTGACGCCAGCTGCAATAGGTCCTTATGTTGTCCCACCGGTAAATCTTGGAGAGCATCTTGATAAGTTAAATGTTAATTTGATAACTTGTGGTGGGCAAGCAACGATACCTATGGTCTATGCTGTCTCAAGAGTTGTAAAGGTTCATTACGCTGAAATAGTTTCATCTGTTGCGAGCAAGAGCGCTGGACCCGGGACGAGACAAAACATAGATGAGTTTACACAAACGACAGCTAAAGGTCTTGAAGTTATCGGCGGAGCAAAAAAGGGTAAAGCGATAATTATCTTAAATCCAGCTGAACCACCAATTATAATGCGAAACACAGTTTACACATTAACAGATGAGTGCGATCCTGACGAGGTTTCTGAATCAATTTACCAAATGGTGGACGAGGTTAAGAAATATGTCCCAGGATATAATCTAAAAAGCGAACCAATTTTTGATCCACTGGATAAGTATCCTTTGAAGATACCTGGATATGGTGAGTTCAATCGTGGATACAAAGTTACAATTTTGCTTGAAATTGAAGGAGCGGGACATTATTTGCCAAAATATGCTGGAAATCTTGATATAATGACATCTGCAGCGCTTAGGGTTGGAGAACTTTTTGCGGAAAAAATTTTAAAAGAAAGAGCAAGCGTTCAATAA
- a CDS encoding 4-oxalocrotonate decarboxylase: protein MPVKAQKNKNGKLKQLAKYLHQCEVERKETEQIVKMHPEITIDDAYLIQKELVKVKLSLGNKIIGYKLAFTTRAKQKSMGISSVGFGYLFDYMKIDDGGEVNLNELIHPKAEAEIAFIIGDDLYGDVSPYEVIEATKFVAPAIEFVDSRYKDFKFELTDVIADNFSASRFVIGSDVKKPTEVDLRLSGVIFERNGMPEKTGALGAVLGNPAIAVSQLVKFLSKRGEKVKSGSIILTGSITEAIDVKNGDFIKVTICGVGEVSTFVVQK, encoded by the coding sequence GTGCCGGTAAAAGCACAGAAAAATAAAAATGGCAAGTTAAAGCAACTTGCGAAGTATCTTCATCAATGTGAAGTTGAACGAAAGGAGACGGAACAAATCGTAAAAATGCATCCCGAAATTACAATTGACGATGCTTATTTGATACAAAAAGAACTTGTTAAAGTTAAACTTTCGCTGGGAAATAAAATCATTGGCTATAAGCTTGCTTTCACGACGAGAGCAAAGCAAAAGTCAATGGGAATTTCAAGCGTCGGCTTTGGATATTTGTTTGATTATATGAAAATAGATGACGGCGGTGAGGTTAACTTGAATGAGTTAATTCATCCCAAAGCAGAAGCGGAAATAGCTTTTATAATTGGAGATGACCTTTATGGGGATGTTTCACCTTATGAAGTAATAGAAGCAACGAAGTTCGTCGCGCCAGCAATTGAGTTCGTTGATTCAAGATATAAAGATTTTAAGTTTGAGCTAACTGATGTCATCGCTGATAATTTTTCTGCCTCAAGATTTGTAATTGGTTCAGATGTCAAGAAACCTACCGAGGTTGATTTAAGATTGTCAGGTGTAATTTTTGAACGAAATGGGATGCCGGAGAAAACAGGGGCTTTGGGAGCTGTGCTCGGAAATCCTGCCATCGCCGTGTCCCAACTTGTTAAGTTTCTTTCAAAGCGTGGCGAGAAAGTAAAATCAGGGAGCATAATTTTAACAGGAAGCATCACTGAAGCAATTGATGTGAAAAATGGGGACTTTATAAAAGTCACGATATGCGGTGTTGGCGAGGTTTCAACTTTCGTGGTTCAGAAATAA
- the dmpG gene encoding 4-hydroxy-2-oxovalerate aldolase, with protein sequence MEDKKIIINDVTLRDGMHAMSHQYEIEDMVEIAKSLDSAGVDIIEVSHGDGLAGNAINYGFSKYPEMEYISAVAEVLKNAKLDVLLLPGIGTIADLEVAIDLGVKVVRIATHCTEADIAIQHIEYSKKRGLEVVGFLMMSHMIEPNELVKQAKIMESAGADCVYVVDSAGAMLPQDVADRIKAFKDKLNCQAGFHAHHNLSLGVANSLSAVQSGADRIDASLCGLGAGAGNAPLEVLIAVFNKAGIKTNCDLYKLMDAAENIVRPMMKRKNVDVVIDRDSLSLGYAGVYSSFLLHAKRAGQRFGVDTRDILIELGRRKMVGGQEDMIIDVAVELARKLGKEIEV encoded by the coding sequence ATGGAGGATAAAAAAATCATTATAAACGATGTGACGCTTCGTGATGGGATGCACGCAATGTCCCATCAATATGAAATTGAAGATATGGTTGAGATAGCAAAGTCACTTGATTCGGCTGGGGTTGATATAATTGAAGTATCACATGGAGACGGTCTTGCCGGAAATGCAATAAATTATGGGTTTTCAAAATATCCAGAAATGGAATATATCTCTGCAGTTGCTGAAGTTTTAAAAAATGCGAAGCTTGATGTTTTGCTCTTGCCTGGAATTGGAACTATAGCGGATTTGGAAGTCGCAATTGATCTTGGCGTGAAGGTAGTAAGAATTGCAACGCATTGCACCGAAGCAGATATAGCAATTCAACATATTGAGTATTCAAAGAAAAGGGGGCTTGAGGTTGTTGGATTTTTAATGATGTCACATATGATTGAGCCAAATGAACTTGTTAAGCAAGCGAAAATAATGGAAAGCGCTGGTGCTGATTGTGTCTATGTGGTTGATTCAGCTGGAGCGATGCTTCCACAGGATGTCGCAGATAGAATTAAAGCATTCAAAGATAAATTAAACTGTCAAGCTGGATTTCACGCCCATCATAATCTTTCGCTTGGAGTTGCAAATTCTCTTTCTGCGGTTCAAAGCGGTGCAGATAGAATTGACGCTTCGCTATGTGGACTTGGCGCAGGTGCTGGAAATGCACCGCTTGAGGTTTTGATCGCTGTATTTAATAAAGCCGGTATAAAAACCAACTGCGATCTTTACAAACTTATGGACGCAGCTGAAAACATCGTTAGACCAATGATGAAAAGAAAAAATGTTGATGTTGTAATTGACAGGGATAGCTTATCGCTTGGATATGCGGGAGTTTATTCATCATTTTTGCTTCATGCTAAAAGAGCAGGGCAAAGATTTGGCGTTGATACGAGAGATATTTTGATTGAGCTCGGAAGAAGAAAAATGGTCGGTGGTCAGGAAGATATGATAATTGATGTTGCAGTTGAACTCGCAAGAAAACTTGGGAAAGAGATTGAGGTTTGA
- a CDS encoding IclR family transcriptional regulator, producing the protein MKGTPNNNSIERAFAILSVFAQNGKFELGVGEISKILKMHKSTVHRFLRSMEKLGVVEKSEETGKYRLGLKLYELGNSVSLKKIMVDRARIYLEDLHWYLNETVHFATLKNGEVVYLDKIIADRNFVIISEVGRRLPAHCTGLGKAMLAFLPEDKAKRIIREKGLKRFTKNTITDKKKFFEELKRIRERGYAIDNEEIEDGLRCIAAPVFNGEGVVIAAVSVSGPSSRINESVYDEYSKCVMKTAKLISEELKNIDLRLI; encoded by the coding sequence ATGAAAGGAACACCGAACAATAATTCAATTGAAAGGGCGTTTGCAATTTTATCCGTCTTTGCACAGAATGGGAAATTTGAGCTCGGTGTGGGGGAGATAAGCAAAATTTTAAAAATGCATAAAAGCACAGTCCATAGATTCCTTCGCTCAATGGAGAAACTTGGGGTCGTTGAGAAAAGCGAAGAAACAGGGAAATATCGGTTGGGCTTAAAACTTTATGAGCTCGGAAACAGCGTATCCTTAAAAAAGATCATGGTTGACAGGGCAAGGATTTATCTTGAAGATCTTCATTGGTATCTAAATGAAACCGTTCATTTCGCAACGCTTAAAAATGGCGAGGTTGTGTATCTTGACAAGATAATAGCCGATAGAAACTTTGTTATAATCTCGGAGGTGGGCAGGCGTCTTCCCGCACATTGCACTGGGCTTGGCAAAGCAATGCTTGCGTTTTTGCCAGAGGATAAAGCTAAAAGAATCATAAGGGAGAAGGGACTTAAAAGGTTTACCAAAAACACGATAACAGATAAGAAAAAATTTTTTGAGGAATTAAAAAGAATAAGAGAGCGTGGCTATGCGATAGATAATGAGGAAATTGAAGATGGCTTGAGATGTATTGCTGCGCCTGTTTTCAATGGGGAAGGAGTGGTGATAGCAGCTGTGAGCGTTTCTGGACCATCAAGCCGAATTAATGAGTCCGTTTACGATGAATATTCAAAATGCGTGATGAAGACAGCAAAACTAATTTCAGAGGAACTTAAAAACATAGATTTGAGGTTGATTTAA
- a CDS encoding 4-oxalocrotonate tautomerase family protein, protein MPIVIINMLEGRSSEMKRDLIKKVTDAVVESLGVNPESVRVIINEVPKENFAVAGLPIEEYRQKKQDGISKMNKKANKK, encoded by the coding sequence ATGCCGATAGTGATAATTAACATGCTTGAAGGAAGAAGTAGTGAAATGAAAAGAGACCTTATAAAAAAAGTAACCGACGCTGTTGTTGAATCGCTTGGTGTGAATCCCGAGAGTGTTCGCGTAATAATAAACGAGGTCCCAAAGGAAAACTTTGCGGTTGCAGGTCTTCCGATTGAAGAATATAGACAAAAGAAGCAAGATGGAATCTCAAAGATGAACAAAAAGGCAAATAAAAAATAA
- a CDS encoding aldehyde dehydrogenase, giving the protein MSEVNELTQKKTSIRNGVIELKNFIGGKFVDSVSGKRFESKYPATNEVIATVPESGKEDVEMAVKSALEAFKVWGKMPVKERSKYLMRISEIIMSRIDELSYLESIDVGKPIKLSKGMEIPRASYNFSFFAEFAKYVHTEFYETDDRGAINYVLRRPVGVAGLITPWNLPLLLTTWKVAPCLAAGNTCIIKPSELTPITATKLAEIAAEAGLPDGVLNVVHGFGPNSAGEFIVAHPDVKLISLTGETTTGQAIMRIASQHLKKLSFELGGKNPNIIFADADIEQALDVTIQSSFSNQGEVCLCGSRIYVERKIYDEFVEKLVERAKKIKVGDPLDFETEMGALISEEHLQKVRTYLEIAVAEGGKILTGGKTPEHLPDKFKTGNWLEPTVIVGLNDNCRVIKEEIFGPVVTVSPFDTEEEVIQRANNTHYGLSATIWTRDLTRAHRVAGQIEAGVIWINTWFLRDLRTPFGGMKMSGIGREGGIYSFEFYTELKNVCIKL; this is encoded by the coding sequence ATGTCTGAAGTAAATGAATTAACACAGAAAAAAACATCCATCCGCAATGGGGTCATTGAGTTGAAAAATTTCATCGGTGGGAAATTTGTTGATTCTGTCAGTGGGAAAAGATTTGAAAGTAAGTATCCTGCGACAAATGAGGTGATAGCCACTGTTCCAGAAAGTGGCAAGGAAGATGTTGAAATGGCTGTTAAATCTGCGCTTGAAGCTTTCAAGGTCTGGGGGAAGATGCCAGTTAAGGAAAGAAGCAAATACTTGATGAGGATTTCCGAAATTATTATGTCAAGAATTGATGAACTTTCATATCTTGAATCAATAGATGTCGGAAAGCCGATAAAGCTTTCAAAGGGGATGGAGATACCGCGAGCATCTTATAATTTTTCGTTCTTCGCTGAGTTTGCGAAATATGTTCATACCGAATTTTATGAAACGGACGATCGCGGAGCTATAAACTATGTCTTGAGGCGACCGGTTGGAGTTGCTGGACTTATAACACCTTGGAATCTCCCGCTTTTATTGACGACTTGGAAAGTTGCTCCGTGTCTTGCAGCAGGAAATACATGCATAATAAAACCTTCCGAACTTACTCCGATAACTGCTACAAAATTGGCTGAAATAGCAGCTGAAGCTGGTCTTCCTGATGGAGTTTTAAATGTCGTCCACGGTTTCGGACCAAATTCAGCTGGTGAATTCATTGTTGCACATCCCGATGTGAAGTTGATCTCACTTACTGGGGAAACAACGACTGGGCAGGCGATAATGCGAATCGCTTCACAACATCTTAAAAAGCTTTCATTTGAACTCGGTGGTAAAAATCCAAATATCATCTTCGCTGACGCTGATATTGAACAAGCACTTGATGTGACAATTCAGTCAAGCTTTTCAAATCAAGGTGAGGTTTGTTTGTGTGGTTCAAGAATTTATGTTGAAAGAAAAATCTATGATGAATTTGTTGAAAAACTCGTTGAACGCGCAAAGAAAATAAAAGTTGGCGATCCACTTGACTTTGAAACAGAGATGGGGGCATTGATAAGTGAGGAACACCTTCAGAAAGTGCGCACCTACCTTGAGATAGCTGTAGCAGAGGGTGGAAAAATTTTAACAGGTGGAAAAACTCCAGAGCACCTTCCAGATAAATTCAAAACAGGAAATTGGCTTGAACCTACCGTCATAGTGGGGTTAAATGATAATTGTAGGGTTATCAAAGAAGAAATTTTCGGTCCAGTTGTGACCGTTTCGCCATTTGATACCGAAGAAGAAGTTATCCAAAGGGCAAACAACACTCACTATGGATTAAGCGCAACCATATGGACAAGAGACCTAACAAGAGCACATCGCGTTGCCGGACAAATTGAAGCAGGTGTTATTTGGATCAACACTTGGTTTTTAAGGGATTTAAGAACACCGTTTGGCGGAATGAAGATGAGTGGAATTGGAAGAGAGGGTGGGATTTACAGCTTTGAGTTTTATACGGAGCTGAAAAATGTGTGCATAAAGTTGTGA